The following proteins come from a genomic window of Malus domestica chromosome 02, GDT2T_hap1:
- the LOC103402501 gene encoding protein JINGUBANG: MVAEEAALSPLNKSPWSSHMNNNINNDNNNNASDTADENFSPNVLIGTLVPEEGHIYSLATSGDLLYTGSDSKNIRIWKQHKEYSGFKSNSGLVKTIIIAREKIFTGHQDGKIRVWKVSYKNANHKRIGTLPMSKNYIKCSMKPSNYVEVGGKSKVLWIKHFDFISCLSLSEDQTLLYSASWDKTFKVWRVSDFKCLESINAHDNAVNALVVGFDGLVFTASADGMVKIWRKELQGKGTKHFFSQTLLKQKYAITSIAVNTDASIIYCGSSDGLVNFWEREKNLQHGGVLRGHKLAVLCLATAGCLVFSGSADMGICVWRLGPDGDHICLSVLSGHTGPVKCLAVERNHDQLTSDEKRWIVYSGSLDKSVKMWRDSEQALPMVPNQKHKHYTSDGYCVPMLSSAPSFASRGGEMGSRRF; encoded by the coding sequence ATGGTGGCGGAGGAGGCCGCTTTGTCTCCTCTGAATAAGTCGCCATGGTCTTCTCATATGAACAACAATATCAACAACGACAATAATAATAATGCTTCAGATACGGCTGACGAAAACTTCTCCCCCAACGTCCTCATAGGCACGTTGGTGCCCGAGGAAGGTCACATATACTCACTGGCCACCTCTGGAGACTTGTTGTACACAGGTTCGGATAGTAAGAACATTCGGATTTGGAAGCAGCACAAAGAGTATTCGGGGTTCAAATCGAACAGTGGATTGGTTAAAACGATAATCATAGCAAGGGAGAAGATCTTCACCGGTCATCAAGACGggaaaattagggtttggaaGGTGTCCTACAAGAATGCAAACCACAAGCGCATAGGAACTTTACCGATGTCGAAGAATTACATAAAGTGTTCCATGAAGCCGAGTAATTACGTTGAAGTGGGAGGCAAGAGCAAAGTCCTATGGATCAAACATTTTGACTTCATCTCATGCTTGAGCTTGAGCGAAGATCAAACGTTGCTTTACTCTGCGTCGTGGGATAAAACGTTTAAGGTATGGAGGGTTTCTGATTTCAAGTGCTTGGAGTCAATCAACGCTCATGACAACGCCGTGAATGCATTGGTTGTTGGATTTGATGGGTTGGTTTTCACCGCTTCCGCAGATGGAATGGTTAAGATTTGGCGgaaagagctacaaggaaaaggTACTAAACACTTCTTCTCACAAACGCTCTTAAAGCAGAAATACGCAATCACATCCATAGCTGTGAACACAGACGCCTCGATCATATATTGTGGCTCGTCCGACGGGCTAGTCAACTTTTGGGAACGGGAGAAGAACCTCCAACACGGTGGTGTTTTGAGAGGCCACAAACTTGCGGTTCTGTGCTTGGCCACGGCCGGGTGCTTAGTATTCAGTGGCTCCGCCGACATGGGGATTTGCGTGTGGAGATTAGGCCCCGACGGGGACCACATTTGCCTGTCAGTACTGTCAGGGCATACGGGGCCAGTGAAGTGCTTGGCTGTGGAGAGAAATCACGATCAGTTGACATCCGATGAGAAGAGGTGGATCGTGTATAGTGGGAGCTTGGATAAGTCGGTGAAGATGTGGAGGGATTCGGAACAAGCGCTGCCTATGGTGCCGAACCAGAAGCACAAGCACTACACGTCCGATGGGTATTGTGTGCCGATGTTGAGCTCGGCGCCTAGCTTTGCTTCTCGTGGAGGGGAAATGGGTTCA